In Oncorhynchus clarkii lewisi isolate Uvic-CL-2024 chromosome 2, UVic_Ocla_1.0, whole genome shotgun sequence, one DNA window encodes the following:
- the LOC139422538 gene encoding HEPACAM family member 2-like produces MLTVIEAIKSVMVKRNKIPISSDNLTLTCDVTGRYDTIYWMKDNLSLVLNNTLNSDITISNNSLHFSPVKVSNDGNYQCVATNLFGPHTSPKYQLRVNYGPLSVNISGPVSLVVGSVITVTLKCSADSRPTSDYGWIFNNQSVLGTGPLMAVIASLENAGDYTCVAKNPVTNISMSKTISLDVTGHSPAPPFLSRVGLMLTALLALSLCL; encoded by the exons ATGCTCACCGTCATTG AGGCTATAAAGTCAGTGATGGTGAAACGAAACAAAATTCCAATATCATCTGACAACCTAACCCTGACCTGTGATGTCACCGGGCGCTATGACACCATCTACTGGATGAAGGACAACCTGTCTCTGGTCCTGAACAACACCTTGAACTCTGACATAACCATCTCTAACAACTCTCTGCACTTCAGTCCAGTCAAGGTGTCTAACGATGGAAACTATCAGTGCGTTGCCACCAATCTCTTTGGTCCACACACCAGCCCTAAATACCAGCTACGGGTGAACT atggCCCCCTGAGTGTGAACATCTCTGGCCCAGTCTCATTGGTGGTTGGTTCAGTAATCACAGTCACGCTGAAGTGTTCTGCTGACTCCCGGCCAACCAGCGATTACGGGTGGATATTCAACAACCAATCAGTGCTAGGGACTGGTCCTTTGATGGCTGTTATCGCCTCCTTGGAGAATGCAGGGGACTACACTTGTGTGGCCAAGAACCCTGTGACCAATATCTCTATGTCCAAGACCATTAGTCTGGATGTCACTG GCCACTCGCCTGCCCCTCCATTCCTGTCCAGAGTTGGTCTGATGCTGACGGCCCtgctagccctctctctctgcctctga